In Sedimentibacter sp. MB31-C6, one genomic interval encodes:
- a CDS encoding DUF2200 domain-containing protein: MAKHHIYTMSFASVYPHYVTKAEKKGRTKTEVDEIIRWLTGYTHEELEAQLEKQTDFETFFAEAPQLNPSRALIKGVVCGVRVEDIEESTMKEIRYLDKLIDELAKGKSMEKILRK, from the coding sequence ATGGCTAAACATCATATATATACAATGAGTTTCGCAAGTGTATATCCACATTATGTTACGAAGGCGGAGAAAAAAGGACGTACTAAAACTGAAGTTGATGAAATAATTCGTTGGTTGACAGGATATACCCATGAAGAGCTAGAAGCTCAATTGGAAAAACAGACAGACTTTGAGACTTTCTTTGCGGAAGCACCTCAGCTGAATCCTTCGCGTGCTTTGATTAAAGGTGTGGTTTGTGGTGTCAGAGTGGAAGACATTGAAGAATCAACTATGAAGGAAATTCGTTATTTAGATAAGCTTATCGATGAGTTAGCAAAGGGAAAATCAATGGAAAAGATTTTGCGAAAATAA
- a CDS encoding BlaI/MecI/CopY family transcriptional regulator, whose product MKVYKLTESEEKFADIIWQNEPIGSGDLVKICEKEMNWKKSTTYTVLKKLCEKGIFQNENAVVTSISTKEEYYANQSIRFVEDTFGGSLPKFLTAFIGGKKLSNHQAEELKKLIDDHKEV is encoded by the coding sequence ATGAAAGTATATAAACTTACTGAAAGCGAAGAAAAGTTTGCAGATATCATTTGGCAGAATGAGCCGATAGGTTCTGGTGATCTCGTGAAGATATGTGAAAAAGAAATGAATTGGAAAAAATCAACAACATATACAGTACTTAAAAAGTTATGTGAGAAAGGCATTTTCCAGAATGAAAATGCTGTTGTTACATCTATAAGCACAAAGGAAGAGTATTATGCAAATCAAAGCATACGTTTTGTAGAAGATACTTTTGGGGGATCATTGCCTAAATTTTTAACAGCTTTTATTGGAGGTAAAAAATTAAGTAATCATCAAGCAGAAGAATTGAAAAAGCTGATTGATGACCACAAGGAGGTGTAG
- a CDS encoding CD3073 family putative ECF transporter S component, translating into MNSKNTNFKLVFSALAIAINIVLGTVIGLLNIPLLFLDTVGTIFSAALFGPWYGAVVGGLTNVIQGILTNPKNIPFALVNIAVGIIVGLIARKWKFNIVTSIITGVILSVVAPLIGTPIATYVYGGITGDINDVFFTWLVQSGQSIFTAAFIPRITSNIVDKIASCVLVSLLISKLPVKYTQGSN; encoded by the coding sequence ATGAACAGTAAGAATACAAATTTTAAATTGGTTTTTTCAGCATTAGCAATTGCAATAAATATAGTATTGGGAACTGTAATTGGATTATTGAATATTCCATTGCTGTTTCTTGATACAGTAGGTACAATTTTCTCTGCTGCATTGTTTGGACCTTGGTACGGAGCAGTAGTTGGAGGATTAACAAACGTAATACAGGGTATATTGACAAACCCAAAGAATATTCCATTTGCATTGGTTAATATTGCAGTAGGTATTATAGTAGGTTTAATAGCAAGAAAATGGAAATTCAACATTGTAACATCAATTATAACAGGGGTTATTTTGTCAGTGGTTGCTCCTCTTATTGGAACTCCTATTGCTACATATGTATATGGAGGCATTACAGGAGATATTAACGATGTGTTTTTTACATGGTTAGTTCAATCTGGACAATCTATATTTACTGCAGCTTTTATACCTAGAATTACAAGCAACATCGTTGATAAGATTGCAAGTTGTGTACTTGTTTCATTATTAATAAGTAAATTACCTGTAAAATATACTCAAGGATCTAATTAA
- a CDS encoding staygreen family protein, protein MSRLNPEKLYVEFTDVTATEPIIPRRYTLTHSDITADLFLTIGSDFAYYKLNPMRDEVMGEWMEDDANGNAFYVYLYVDGQFVPEIKAIREAIFRKELPLALEAIRYGDNDFFNAHPNLNYIPIIVYFLSTDPMFYKIENWGTFSDYIINVS, encoded by the coding sequence ATGAGTCGATTGAATCCTGAAAAACTATATGTTGAATTTACTGATGTTACTGCTACTGAACCAATTATACCTAGACGATATACATTAACCCATTCAGATATAACCGCTGATCTTTTTTTGACAATAGGTTCGGATTTTGCTTATTACAAACTTAATCCAATGAGAGATGAAGTAATGGGTGAATGGATGGAAGACGACGCAAATGGTAACGCTTTTTATGTTTATTTGTATGTGGATGGACAATTTGTTCCAGAGATTAAAGCTATACGTGAAGCAATTTTTAGAAAGGAACTTCCCCTTGCTTTAGAAGCAATACGATATGGTGATAATGATTTCTTTAATGCTCATCCCAATTTGAATTATATTCCTATAATTGTTTATTTCTTGTCAACCGATCCAATGTTTTATAAAATTGAAAATTGGGGTACTTTTTCGGATTATATTATTAATGTTTCTTAA
- a CDS encoding DUF1048 domain-containing protein, protein MRIQDIIEGKKEWRAHMARVKALPKDYQIVYKEIQKYLYKVGPVELTDGIGLLSGIIDLFEEGALLGKGVLEVTGIDVAAFCDDLIKDSKTYADIYQESVNQEVNNAIKRDADKTK, encoded by the coding sequence ATGAGAATACAAGATATTATAGAAGGCAAAAAAGAGTGGCGAGCTCACATGGCGCGTGTCAAGGCACTTCCGAAAGATTATCAGATTGTTTATAAAGAAATTCAAAAATATCTATATAAGGTCGGCCCTGTTGAGCTAACTGATGGGATTGGTTTACTCTCGGGGATTATCGATCTTTTTGAAGAAGGCGCGCTCTTGGGAAAAGGCGTGCTCGAAGTGACGGGCATTGACGTAGCAGCTTTCTGCGACGATCTAATCAAAGATTCAAAAACTTACGCTGACATCTATCAAGAATCTGTTAACCAAGAAGTTAACAATGCTATTAAAAGGGACGCGGATAAAACAAAGTAA
- a CDS encoding M56 family metallopeptidase, which translates to MSELFLTVLNMSLTASYVIIFVILIRLALQKTPKVISYALWVVVAFRLVTPFSFESMFSLLPQTATSIPYDIVYQQKPQINSGVLSVDTMVNEVLPSPIIGDSVNPMEIYLEIGASIWMIGIIALLAYSLVSIFRLKKILKSAQLIEQNIYEADNLKTPFVLGFINPKIYLPVGLDKEEWQYILLHEQTHICRKDHIIKITAFIILTIHWFNPLVWIAFMLMNMDMELSCDERVLKEMNVEIKKSYANSLLTLATGRRILNGSPLAFGEGNVKWRIKNVLNYKKPKFWVVVISIIVVIAVGIGLITNPKTDALNNDIIDLRPMIMVNGELYLDTGKQIPVEIDESAIICEVNSSVDPSEKPTVEGQTNFGSIGLKYAHFENNIVVLINNEWVLFEKETADENEEVSENVSYDKISEYLKEEFINVFSPYYELIDFIISDYKEEVVNGSVEAVFNYKMINKNYDRDPDTVGYIKDAKERGDKNYQLLYDEYLKPKESNFYFKAVIDKNGEITLYSKNPTIDSEWEEVEISNFMLKSPEEVSEINELLKKNRNVLIENDIADYITYNFENRSMYIVGLEIFNEFGTEEFGYINEGSVNLNSENVLTFYITYSTGPFLATGSIPGPEVRFKMNLDTNEIVEKEFIPAPNYAEAAELYPEHINPDSIKYSEKIIELSDERMVEIGLYFKDYILKIEAR; encoded by the coding sequence ATGAGTGAGTTATTTCTTACCGTTTTAAATATGAGTCTTACGGCTAGTTATGTAATTATTTTTGTTATACTCATCAGACTGGCGCTTCAAAAAACTCCAAAGGTTATTTCCTATGCATTGTGGGTTGTGGTAGCTTTTCGTCTTGTAACCCCATTTTCATTTGAGAGTATGTTCAGTTTATTGCCACAGACTGCTACTTCTATTCCTTATGATATAGTTTATCAACAAAAGCCACAGATAAATAGCGGAGTACTATCTGTTGATACAATGGTTAACGAAGTACTGCCTTCACCGATTATAGGTGATAGTGTAAATCCTATGGAGATTTATTTAGAAATAGGCGCATCTATTTGGATGATAGGTATTATTGCATTGCTTGCATATAGTCTTGTTTCTATCTTTCGCTTAAAAAAGATATTAAAAAGTGCACAATTAATTGAGCAAAATATTTATGAAGCTGATAATTTGAAAACACCATTTGTACTCGGTTTTATAAATCCTAAGATTTACTTACCTGTTGGATTAGACAAAGAGGAATGGCAATACATTCTATTGCATGAACAGACACACATTTGTCGAAAAGACCACATCATTAAAATAACAGCTTTTATAATATTGACAATACACTGGTTCAATCCTCTTGTATGGATTGCATTCATGTTAATGAACATGGATATGGAACTTTCCTGTGATGAACGAGTATTAAAAGAGATGAATGTTGAAATTAAAAAATCTTACGCAAATTCATTATTGACACTTGCAACCGGAAGACGTATCCTGAATGGAAGTCCTCTTGCCTTCGGTGAGGGTAATGTAAAGTGGAGGATAAAAAATGTGTTAAATTACAAAAAACCAAAGTTTTGGGTTGTTGTTATCTCAATTATTGTTGTGATAGCAGTTGGAATTGGTCTAATAACAAATCCTAAAACTGACGCACTAAATAATGATATTATAGATTTAAGACCAATGATTATGGTCAACGGCGAGTTGTATCTTGATACCGGAAAACAAATACCTGTTGAGATAGATGAAAGTGCAATAATTTGTGAGGTTAATTCTTCGGTTGACCCGTCAGAAAAACCAACTGTAGAAGGCCAAACCAACTTTGGAAGCATAGGCTTAAAGTATGCTCATTTTGAAAATAATATTGTTGTTCTTATTAACAATGAATGGGTTCTTTTTGAGAAGGAAACAGCGGATGAAAATGAGGAAGTCTCCGAGAATGTCAGCTATGATAAAATAAGTGAGTACTTGAAAGAAGAATTCATAAATGTTTTCTCACCTTATTATGAATTAATAGATTTCATAATCTCTGATTATAAGGAAGAAGTAGTAAATGGAAGTGTTGAAGCAGTTTTTAATTATAAAATGATAAATAAGAATTACGATAGAGACCCGGACACTGTAGGGTACATAAAAGATGCCAAGGAACGAGGTGACAAAAACTATCAGTTATTATATGATGAATATTTGAAGCCAAAAGAAAGCAATTTTTATTTCAAAGCTGTTATTGACAAGAATGGGGAGATAACTTTATATTCTAAAAATCCTACAATAGATAGTGAATGGGAAGAAGTAGAAATATCAAATTTTATGCTTAAAAGTCCAGAGGAAGTTTCTGAGATAAATGAACTTCTTAAGAAAAATCGTAATGTACTAATAGAGAATGATATTGCAGATTATATTACCTATAATTTTGAGAATAGGTCAATGTATATTGTTGGATTGGAAATTTTTAATGAATTCGGCACAGAAGAATTTGGTTATATTAATGAAGGTAGCGTCAATTTAAATTCTGAAAATGTTTTGACATTTTATATAACATATTCCACAGGTCCTTTTTTAGCTACCGGATCTATTCCTGGTCCAGAGGTACGTTTTAAAATGAATCTTGATACTAATGAAATTGTTGAAAAAGAGTTTATACCAGCACCAAATTATGCGGAAGCTGCTGAACTTTATCCTGAACATATTAACCCTGATTCTATTAAGTATAGCGAAAAAATAATCGAATTAAGTGATGAACGTATGGTTGAAATTGGACTGTACTTTAAGGACTATATCTTGAAAATAGAAGCAAGATAA
- a CDS encoding CD3072 family TudS-related putative desulfidase: MERSKRIILVSHCILNQNTVVYPLARAKGAYKDIIRELINNDIGIHQLPCPEYRFLGLKREPMTKEQYDIEDFRNINKNIAIDTVNIIEEYLSNGYEVLGIVGINESPTCSINGNKGILMEELINILNDENINLSFIDVPNDYHDGEKAEKFIVEFKNLIK, from the coding sequence ATGGAAAGAAGTAAACGTATAATATTAGTTTCACATTGTATATTAAATCAGAACACAGTTGTATATCCTTTAGCAAGAGCCAAAGGTGCATACAAAGACATAATAAGAGAACTGATTAACAATGACATAGGAATTCATCAGCTTCCATGCCCTGAATACAGATTTTTAGGATTAAAAAGAGAACCTATGACAAAAGAGCAATATGATATTGAAGATTTCAGAAATATCAATAAAAACATTGCAATTGACACAGTAAATATTATAGAAGAATATTTAAGTAATGGTTATGAGGTTTTAGGAATCGTAGGTATAAATGAAAGTCCTACATGCAGTATCAATGGTAATAAGGGAATATTAATGGAAGAGCTCATAAACATTTTAAATGATGAAAATATCAATTTAAGTTTTATTGACGTTCCAAATGATTATCACGATGGTGAAAAAGCCGAGAAGTTTATTGTAGAATTTAAAAATTTGATAAAGTAA
- a CDS encoding ABC transporter ATP-binding protein, protein MKKNIIQIKGVKKAYKDVEVLKGVDFEVEEGGIFALLGSNGAGKTTMIRIMATLIKTDAGSVVINGYDIEKNSGNIRSSISLTGQFAAIDEILTGRENLQMIAKLRHLKNPNQIVDELINRFGMSEAADRRVASYSGGMKRRIDIAMSLVGNPKIIFLDEPTTGLDPEARLEVWKIIKELSADGTTIFLTTQYLEEAEQLADKIAILHGGKIIAIDTLEGLKKLFPPAKVEYVEKQPTLEEIFLTIIGKKEEK, encoded by the coding sequence ATGAAAAAAAATATAATACAAATTAAAGGGGTAAAGAAAGCCTACAAAGATGTAGAAGTACTCAAAGGAGTAGATTTTGAAGTAGAGGAGGGAGGTATTTTTGCACTACTAGGTTCCAATGGAGCAGGAAAAACAACTATGATTAGAATCATGGCTACTTTAATTAAAACAGATGCAGGAAGTGTTGTGATCAATGGCTATGATATTGAAAAAAATTCAGGGAATATTAGAAGTTCTATCAGTCTTACTGGTCAGTTCGCTGCTATTGATGAAATTTTGACTGGGCGTGAAAATCTTCAAATGATAGCAAAACTTAGACATCTTAAAAATCCAAATCAAATAGTAGATGAGTTAATTAATCGTTTTGGTATGTCAGAGGCTGCAGATCGGAGAGTAGCTTCTTATTCAGGAGGGATGAAAAGAAGAATTGACATTGCAATGAGCCTTGTGGGAAATCCAAAGATTATTTTCTTAGATGAACCAACTACAGGCCTTGATCCAGAAGCACGTTTAGAAGTTTGGAAAATCATAAAAGAGCTATCAGCTGATGGAACTACCATATTCTTAACCACTCAATATTTAGAGGAAGCAGAGCAACTTGCAGATAAAATTGCTATTCTTCATGGTGGAAAAATCATTGCTATAGATACATTAGAAGGATTAAAAAAATTATTTCCACCTGCAAAAGTTGAATATGTTGAAAAACAACCTACTTTAGAAGAAATATTCCTAACAATCATTGGTAAAAAGGAGGAGAAATAA
- a CDS encoding amino acid ABC transporter ATP-binding protein, with amino-acid sequence MGKIIEVNNLSKNYEDVQVLKSLNMQVETGEVVAIIGSSGSGKSTLVRCIAGLEQVNEGDILLNGVKVNGTKSINGKIGMVFQNFNLFPHYKVGENISMPLKNTLKIKSSEADKKAMLMLDKVHMMDKYKQYPNNLSGGQQQRVAIARAFAMEPEIMIFDEPTSSLDPELSHEVFETISDLAKEGQTMLIVTHQINAIRRFATRLVFLNKGRIEVEGTPDFIFNQSNNCALKQFLKQVSFEDI; translated from the coding sequence ATGGGTAAAATAATTGAAGTAAATAATTTATCTAAAAATTATGAAGATGTTCAGGTTTTAAAATCGTTGAATATGCAGGTCGAAACTGGAGAAGTTGTTGCTATAATCGGCTCTAGCGGTAGCGGTAAAAGCACACTAGTTCGTTGTATTGCTGGTTTAGAACAAGTAAACGAAGGCGATATTTTACTAAATGGAGTAAAAGTTAATGGTACTAAAAGCATAAATGGTAAAATTGGTATGGTTTTTCAAAATTTTAATTTATTTCCTCATTATAAGGTAGGAGAAAATATAAGTATGCCTCTTAAAAATACTTTAAAAATTAAGAGTTCTGAAGCTGATAAAAAAGCTATGTTAATGCTTGATAAGGTGCATATGATGGATAAATATAAACAATATCCTAATAATTTATCAGGAGGCCAGCAACAAAGGGTTGCAATCGCAAGAGCATTTGCTATGGAGCCTGAAATAATGATTTTTGACGAACCTACTTCATCTTTAGATCCCGAGCTTTCCCATGAAGTTTTCGAAACAATAAGTGATTTAGCAAAGGAAGGTCAGACTATGCTTATTGTAACTCACCAAATCAATGCTATAAGGCGATTTGCTACTAGATTAGTTTTTCTTAATAAAGGAAGAATTGAAGTTGAAGGTACACCTGATTTCATTTTTAATCAATCCAACAATTGCGCCTTAAAGCAATTCTTGAAACAGGTTTCTTTTGAAGATATTTAA
- a CDS encoding cysteine-rich KTR domain-containing protein: protein MSRYEWILCPVCGNKTRVKIRDDTVIENFPLFCPKCKQETIINVKQLNISVIKEPDAETQSR from the coding sequence GTGAGTAGATACGAGTGGATATTATGCCCGGTTTGTGGCAATAAAACAAGGGTCAAGATACGTGATGATACGGTGATTGAAAACTTCCCGCTATTTTGTCCCAAGTGTAAACAGGAAACAATAATCAATGTAAAACAATTGAATATATCAGTTATTAAAGAGCCAGACGCTGAGACGCAGAGCCGATAA
- a CDS encoding alpha/beta hydrolase, whose translation MNTQQICINGIPAILWGVSSKRLYLYIHGQDGNKEEAATLSEIVCRHGWQVLSIDLPEHGDRKGEIYSFVPWHIVPELNSVMEYVKSRWKHISLFANSIGAWFSMLSFCNERLEKCLFVSPVLDMEQLISKMLRWENVSEVRLKQELIIPTSFGQTLSWEYWRYAIEHPIVKWDVPTEILYGGKDNLIERGEVELFTRKFGCDLTVMENSEHWFHTEQQIAFMRRWLNKSFRNKELSENVR comes from the coding sequence ATGAACACACAGCAAATTTGTATTAACGGGATACCTGCAATTCTTTGGGGAGTATCGTCAAAACGTTTATATCTCTATATCCATGGTCAAGACGGTAATAAGGAAGAAGCTGCCACTTTATCTGAAATTGTTTGTCGCCATGGTTGGCAGGTTTTAAGTATTGATTTACCCGAACACGGCGATAGAAAAGGTGAAATATATTCTTTTGTCCCGTGGCATATCGTACCAGAATTGAATTCAGTAATGGAATACGTTAAATCCCGTTGGAAACATATTTCATTATTTGCAAATAGTATTGGAGCTTGGTTTAGTATGCTTAGTTTCTGTAACGAGCGATTAGAAAAGTGTTTATTTGTTTCGCCTGTTCTGGATATGGAGCAACTCATTTCCAAGATGCTGAGATGGGAGAATGTTTCTGAAGTTCGTTTAAAGCAAGAGCTTATTATCCCTACTTCTTTTGGACAGACTCTTTCTTGGGAATATTGGAGGTATGCTATAGAACATCCGATTGTAAAATGGGATGTTCCCACTGAAATTTTGTATGGTGGAAAAGACAACCTTATCGAACGTGGAGAAGTGGAACTGTTTACTCGAAAATTTGGTTGTGATTTAACTGTAATGGAAAATAGCGAGCATTGGTTTCACACTGAGCAGCAGATAGCTTTTATGCGTAGATGGCTCAATAAGAGTTTTAGAAATAAGGAATTGTCGGAAAATGTGAGATAG
- a CDS encoding GNAT family N-acetyltransferase, whose product MVKIRLIKPSYNLEYEFLDMITEWKKSEEELIPWSLNLYDIDFNLMVEKLNGYSKGIGLPEGFIENSTYWLINENDKILGAIDIRHKLTDYLLFRGGHIGYGIRPSERQKGYASLMLSLAMKECKDIGLSKVLITCLKSNLGSAKTILNNGGILESEDIDNGEIFQRYWIYIK is encoded by the coding sequence ATGGTGAAAATTAGATTAATTAAGCCTAGCTATAATTTAGAATATGAATTCTTAGATATGATTACAGAGTGGAAAAAATCTGAAGAAGAATTAATACCATGGAGTTTAAATCTATATGACATTGATTTTAATTTGATGGTAGAAAAATTGAATGGATACAGCAAAGGAATAGGCTTGCCAGAAGGCTTTATTGAGAATTCTACATATTGGCTGATAAATGAAAATGATAAAATTTTAGGAGCTATTGATATTAGGCATAAACTCACTGATTATTTATTGTTTAGAGGTGGTCATATTGGTTATGGTATAAGACCAAGTGAGAGACAGAAAGGTTATGCTTCATTAATGCTGTCATTAGCAATGAAAGAATGTAAAGATATAGGATTATCAAAAGTATTAATAACTTGCTTAAAAAGCAATTTAGGTTCAGCAAAAACAATTCTTAATAACGGAGGAATTCTTGAATCTGAAGATATAGATAATGGTGAAATATTTCAAAGATATTGGATTTATATTAAATAG
- a CDS encoding TetR/AcrR family transcriptional regulator, with the protein MRVTKTAVVQAASDIADEKGLNNVSLKAVAEKLNIRTPSLYNHIDSLDDLLREMAHNGMSKMNERMTKVSIGNYGDTAIKSVAVEYLNYTIEHSGIYETIQWATWHGTEKTEEIFGNYTSLLLTLIRSCNFKQEYTNEILNLLTSILHGYTTLQLRYAFSDPDKVRKELCNAIDTLLLGIHQKYDQ; encoded by the coding sequence ATGCGAGTAACCAAAACAGCAGTAGTGCAAGCTGCGTCTGATATAGCTGATGAAAAAGGGCTTAATAATGTTTCTTTAAAAGCCGTTGCTGAAAAACTAAATATTCGTACTCCCTCCCTATATAATCACATAGACAGTCTGGACGACTTACTTAGAGAAATGGCCCATAATGGTATGAGTAAGATGAACGAAAGAATGACAAAAGTATCTATCGGCAATTATGGAGATACTGCAATAAAGTCCGTCGCAGTTGAATACCTCAACTATACGATTGAACATTCTGGAATTTATGAAACTATCCAATGGGCAACTTGGCACGGCACAGAAAAAACAGAAGAGATATTTGGAAATTACACATCACTTTTATTAACACTTATTCGTTCCTGTAACTTCAAGCAAGAGTATACAAACGAAATACTTAATTTGTTAACAAGCATTCTCCACGGCTATACAACCTTACAACTAAGATATGCGTTTTCCGATCCTGATAAAGTAAGAAAAGAGTTATGTAATGCCATTGACACCTTACTATTAGGTATACATCAAAAATACGACCAATAA
- a CDS encoding nitroreductase family protein — translation MNEFIKLLKSHTSIRKFNDEKITDEQIQHILEAAMQGATAGNMMAYSIIKIRVKQTLSKLAKSCDDQSFIADADVALLFVADSYKWHRFYEQRNIFETFSDYKGPCISDFMLGVEDAMIAAQNAVITAESLGIGTCYIGDIMENYEYHKELFNLPKYSMPVALVVMGNYDTKPQTRERFDKSYVVFDESYPIITEEFIDNMFSRKESKDKDFAVKFYKRKMDAPFFKEMIRSIKLYIKEWNE, via the coding sequence ATGAACGAGTTTATAAAATTATTAAAATCACATACTTCAATTAGAAAATTCAATGATGAAAAAATTACAGATGAACAAATACAGCATATTCTTGAAGCAGCTATGCAAGGAGCAACTGCAGGAAATATGATGGCTTACAGTATTATTAAAATTAGAGTAAAGCAGACACTGTCAAAGCTTGCTAAAAGCTGTGATGACCAGTCATTTATAGCGGATGCAGATGTAGCACTGTTATTTGTTGCTGATAGCTACAAATGGCATAGATTTTACGAGCAGAGAAATATTTTTGAAACATTCTCTGACTATAAAGGACCATGCATAAGTGATTTCATGCTAGGAGTCGAGGATGCAATGATTGCAGCACAAAATGCTGTAATAACAGCAGAAAGCCTGGGTATAGGAACATGCTATATAGGTGATATTATGGAAAATTATGAATATCATAAGGAGCTTTTTAATCTGCCTAAATACTCAATGCCCGTAGCTTTAGTAGTAATGGGAAACTATGATACAAAACCTCAAACAAGAGAAAGATTTGACAAATCATATGTGGTGTTTGATGAGTCCTATCCAATAATAACTGAAGAATTTATCGATAATATGTTTTCAAGGAAAGAATCCAAAGACAAAGACTTTGCTGTAAAATTTTATAAAAGAAAAATGGACGCCCCATTTTTTAAAGAAATGATAAGGTCGATTAAACTGTATATTAAAGAATGGAATGAGTAA
- a CDS encoding PadR family transcriptional regulator, with the protein MKNLTEMLKGVLEGCVLEIISHEETYGYEITRRLNSLGFSDVVDGTVYTILVRIEKNKLVEITKKPSDMGPPRKFFKLNDAGREELRRFWERWEFISSKINELKEKE; encoded by the coding sequence TTGAAGAACCTTACGGAAATGCTCAAAGGTGTGTTGGAAGGCTGTGTTCTTGAAATTATCAGCCACGAGGAAACCTATGGATACGAAATCACGCGGAGGTTAAATTCACTCGGATTTTCAGATGTTGTAGATGGGACAGTTTACACCATCTTGGTGCGGATTGAGAAAAATAAGCTTGTAGAAATTACAAAAAAGCCATCTGATATGGGACCGCCGAGAAAGTTTTTCAAGCTCAATGATGCAGGGCGTGAAGAGTTGAGGAGGTTTTGGGAAAGATGGGAATTCATATCATCAAAAATTAATGAGTTAAAGGAGAAGGAATAA
- a CDS encoding DUF1048 domain-containing protein, which translates to MNFWEKITGSDMTKELKSFESRAKKLPVDYQDAWEKINTNLWMYSDFTGRNIMPILDGVLGLLEETVADGQSIQDVLGDDIKGFCSALVGEEGAKSYRDKWREQLNNNIAKKLGK; encoded by the coding sequence ATGAATTTCTGGGAAAAAATTACAGGAAGCGACATGACTAAAGAATTGAAATCTTTTGAATCGCGAGCCAAAAAGCTACCAGTTGATTATCAAGATGCATGGGAAAAAATTAATACTAATCTTTGGATGTACTCAGATTTCACTGGGCGTAACATTATGCCAATCCTTGACGGTGTGCTTGGTCTTCTCGAAGAAACAGTTGCAGATGGTCAGAGTATACAAGATGTTTTGGGTGACGATATCAAAGGCTTCTGTTCAGCGCTGGTTGGCGAGGAAGGGGCAAAGTCTTATCGTGATAAGTGGCGTGAGCAACTCAACAATAATATCGCTAAAAAATTAGGTAAATAG